The genomic DNA TGGGGCTCCCAGCTCAAGGCAGTAGCTTCCTTGGCGTCCGTCTGATTGGGGCCGAGCAGGCGCAGGCCGACCAGACCGGCCCCCGGCGCGGCCCCGGTTATGCCTTTGGCGTTGAATCCCACCCCGGCCGCCACACCGGCCACAGCAGTGCCATGGTCGTCAATATCCAGGACCGGGCTTGGATCGTTGTCGCTTCCCACGAAATCCCAGCTTATGCCAGCCACGATATTATCGCTCAGGTCTTCATGGCCGATCTCCAGCCCGTCATCCACCACGGCGATGACCTCGCTGGCAGAGCCGCGATAGGTGTCCCAGACCGAGGCGACATTGACGTCCTCTCCGGCCGTGCCGCCGAATTGGCCGGTATTATTGAGATGCCACTGGTCCGGGTAAAGGGAGTCGTTCGGCGCGGCGCGTTTGGCCCGCTTCCGAATCCAGTTGGGATAAGCGTAGTTGGCGCGCCCGGATTCGTAAAGATCATTGGCAACCTCCAGGGAGTGCAGGGGGTCACCGGCCTGGTACAGAAAGGTGTTCGGCGCAAAGGAGAAGGCCTTCAAGCGATTGATCCCGTATTCCTCCTCGATACCGACAATCTCGCCTTCGGTATACTCCTGAGGGAACTGGACGATGATCTCGCCGGTCAGCACGAGCCGCGTGCCTGAGGCCCTGTCCTTGCTGGTGTAAAAGACCGGGCTGGTTTGCCTGACGCTTTCCAGGGTTCTGACCGAGGAGAGCCTTTCTGTGATCCGCGCTCGCTTAAGAGGCGCGGGCAGCTTGAGGTACATTATGAAATCGCTGCTTTCCGTAATGGCCGTGCCTTCGGGAAGCTGCTGCACGACTAGATCGCGTGCAGCCCTTGTCATCTTTTCATTGCTCGCGAAGACGGCCATCTCATCTAAGGCCATCCAGGCTTGCTTTTTGACTTCCCGTTCGTACCAGTAGATGGGCTGCTCATCAACCTCCCGTTCAATCGGTCTTCTTTTAATGCCAGACCATCCTTGAGCACTGAGGCTAAGGATTACCAGGACAGCCAGGAGCAGGAGCAAAGTCGCTTTTTTCATATTCCATGCCTTTCTTTCCCGGGCTGAGTCCGATTTGCGAGGCCGCTCAGAAGCGGGAGTCTCATATTGTTTATGTTAAAGGGCTATTTTAAACCTTCTTTTTATAGTATATCAAGGAATTGCTGGCTAAAAGCTCACAAAATTCCGAGACAAGGATTGACACTTAAGGGGAATTCGTCCATTATTTTTCGCATGTTAGATCGTAAACTCTATCGCCGTCTAGAAGAAATCCTTGGCCCGGAAAATATTTCCGCCCGGGTTGAAGACCTGCACCTGTATGCCTATGACGGGACCGGCCAGGTCCACCTTCCCGAAGCCGTGGCCTGGCCCGGGACCACTGCTCAGGTGGCGGCCCTGGTGACCCTGGCCGCTGAACACGGTTTGCCGGTCGTAGCCAGGGGGGCTGGTTCCGGGATGACCGGCGGGGCCCTGCCCATTGCCGGGGGCGTGGTCTGCGTCATGACGCGCTTTAACCGGATTATCAAGATTGACACCGTCAACCTGACGGCCGTGGTCGAACCGGGGGTGATCACGGCTGACTTTCAGGCGGCGGTGGAAAAGGAAGGGCTTTTTTACCCGCCGGACCCGGCCAGCCGTGAATTTTCGACCCTCGGCGGGAACGCGGCCGAGAACGCCGGAGGCACCAGGGCCGTGAAGTACGGTGTCACCCGGGATTACATCCTGGGCCTGGAAGTGGTCCTGGGCACCGGGGAGATCATTCAGACCGGAGTCCAGACTCCCAAGGGCGTGGTAGGATACGACCTGACGCGGCTTCTGGTCGGGTCTGAAGGCACCCTGGGCATCATCACCCGATTGACCATGCGCCTCCTGCCGCGGCCCGAGGCTAAAGAAACCATGCTAGCCTTTTTCGCCAGGCTTTCAGGAGCGGCGGAAACCGTGGCCGCAATTACCGCGGCGCGCATCATTCCTTCCACCCTTGAATTCATGGACCGGGCCTCGCTAGACTGTGTCAAGGATTATGCCAGCATGGAAGTGGACCCCAGGGCCGGGGCCATGCTCCTGATCGAAACCGACGGCCCTCTCGACCAGGCCAGAGCGGAAGCGCACACGATTACAGATCTGTGCCAGAAGCACGGGGCGCAAATCGTCCGCCAGGCAAAGAACAGCGCCGAGGCAGAGGCGATGTGGCAGGCGCGGCGGGCCATTTCGCCAGCCCTGGCCAAAGTGGCCACTGGCAAGTTAAATGAAGACATCGTTGTGCCGCGCAGCCTCATCCCGGATATGATCGCCCGGCTGGAAGACATCGGCCGCCACCACGGGTTGAACATCATCAACTTCGGCCATGCCGGGGACGGGAACATCCACACTAACATCATGTATGACGCCAAAGACCAGGATCAGACCGCCGCGGCGCAGGCGGCGCTCAAGGAGGTATTCTCGGCCACCCTGGAACTGGGCGGCACCATCTCCGGAGAGCACGGAATCGGGATCACCAAAGCGGGCTTTATCGGCCTGGAGGTTAAGCCGGCGGCCCTGGCCTTAATGAAGCGCCTTAAGACCGCGTTCGATCCAAAAGGCATCCTGAACCCGGGAAAGATCTTCCCCGCCTCAGACCCCAGGGATGACCTCCATTGATCACGACCCGTCAGGAGTTAGAGGAGGCTCTTGAAAAGTGCGTCCGATGCGGGCGCTGTCTGGCGAACTGCCCCATCTATAAGATTACCGGGCGGGAGGGTTCATCGGCGCGAGGCAAGCTGGCCTTGCTTACGGCTGAACTGAGAGGGGAGGCCGATCTGGCCGGGCGGATGAAAGACCTCCTGTCTCTTTGCCTCTTGTGCGGCGCGTGCAACGAAGACTGCGCCAACGAGGTCATGGCTGATGAGCTTATCCAGGCCGGGCGAACCCTGGCCCTCAAAGGCCGCGGCCTGCCTGCCGTCAAGCGTCTTCTTGCTAAGGACCTCATGTCTCGCGGAGCCCTGACCCGGGCCGCCCTTTCAAGCCGCTCCTTACTGCTGAAAAACGTGCCGCCTGAAAGCGGGCTTCACTTCCGTTTCCCCCTGCCAGGTATGGACCCGGACCGCTGGCTGCCGCCCCTGGCCCCGCAGCCCTTCCTGGACACTCATTCTCATTCCCAAACGCATGAATCGTCCGGGGATGGGCCTCGCGTGGCCCTGTTCGTGGGATGCGTCTCCAACTTTCTCCGCCCGGCGTCGGCCCAGGCCGCGGTTCGTATCCTGGAGGCGGCCGGGGCGCGGGTCATCATCCCGCCAGACCAGGTCTGCTGCGGCAAACCGGCTTCTGGAGCCGGTGACGCTAAAACGGCCCTGTACCTGGCCCGGAAAAACCTGGCCGCTTTTGACCCGGCTCAATATGACTTTCTGGTCGCCTTTTGCGCCACCTGCTCCGAACAGCTAAAGAGATATCCGTATCTGGAGGGCCTGGAGGTAAGCGAAAGCTGGGCGAGCCGGGTGCGGGACATGAACGAGCTTCTGGTCAAAGACCTTGACTGGAGGCCGGAACCCGGCCACTCCATGGCAGAGGACGCGCCTTTGCGTGTCTTTTACCACGATCCCTGTCACCTGCGCCGCAAGCAGGGCCTTTTCGAAGAGCCCAGGGCCCTGATTCAGTCTCTGCCCGGGGTGGAGCTGGTCGGGGCTGACCAGCCACTGGTTTGCTGCGGCTACGGCGGCCTGTTCAACCTCTGGCATTACCCCTTGAGCCAGGATATCTTTTTCCAGAGGATGGAATCCATTACCCCCTTTGAGCCGGACGCCATCGTGACCGCCTGCTCAGGCTGTTTGCTTCAATTCGAGGACGGAATTCGAAGGCTGGGCTTAGAAACGAGGATATTGAGCCTGGTTGAGCTAATGGCCTCCCGGGGCCTGGATAAACCAGAGGCCTGAGCCGAAAACACGGGCCTTAAGGAGGCTTTAGCCGGTGCGGCCCTCAGAGGGGCGCGACTAAAATCCTCTTGGAGTCTGGGGTGGTTTTGCGGTCCAGCATCTTATCTAACGAGTCAAGCATCTTGATGATTCTCTGAACCAGGTTCCGGGCCACGAGCAGCATCCTGCGCCGGGCCTCGTCCAGGTCGGGGCTGGCCAGGGACTCCTCGATCTCCGCATCAAGGCGCTTCATCTGCTTGATGACGCTGGAAAGAGCCTTGACCAAAGCCTCGGGCGGTTCCTGGTCGGATTGAAGCTTCCAGCGGGCGGCGTCAAGCGTGCCTTGGAGCTGCTCATGCGTTT from Deltaproteobacteria bacterium includes the following:
- a CDS encoding FAD-binding protein gives rise to the protein MLDRKLYRRLEEILGPENISARVEDLHLYAYDGTGQVHLPEAVAWPGTTAQVAALVTLAAEHGLPVVARGAGSGMTGGALPIAGGVVCVMTRFNRIIKIDTVNLTAVVEPGVITADFQAAVEKEGLFYPPDPASREFSTLGGNAAENAGGTRAVKYGVTRDYILGLEVVLGTGEIIQTGVQTPKGVVGYDLTRLLVGSEGTLGIITRLTMRLLPRPEAKETMLAFFARLSGAAETVAAITAARIIPSTLEFMDRASLDCVKDYASMEVDPRAGAMLLIETDGPLDQARAEAHTITDLCQKHGAQIVRQAKNSAEAEAMWQARRAISPALAKVATGKLNEDIVVPRSLIPDMIARLEDIGRHHGLNIINFGHAGDGNIHTNIMYDAKDQDQTAAAQAALKEVFSATLELGGTISGEHGIGITKAGFIGLEVKPAALALMKRLKTAFDPKGILNPGKIFPASDPRDDLH
- a CDS encoding (Fe-S)-binding protein; this encodes MITTRQELEEALEKCVRCGRCLANCPIYKITGREGSSARGKLALLTAELRGEADLAGRMKDLLSLCLLCGACNEDCANEVMADELIQAGRTLALKGRGLPAVKRLLAKDLMSRGALTRAALSSRSLLLKNVPPESGLHFRFPLPGMDPDRWLPPLAPQPFLDTHSHSQTHESSGDGPRVALFVGCVSNFLRPASAQAAVRILEAAGARVIIPPDQVCCGKPASGAGDAKTALYLARKNLAAFDPAQYDFLVAFCATCSEQLKRYPYLEGLEVSESWASRVRDMNELLVKDLDWRPEPGHSMAEDAPLRVFYHDPCHLRRKQGLFEEPRALIQSLPGVELVGADQPLVCCGYGGLFNLWHYPLSQDIFFQRMESITPFEPDAIVTACSGCLLQFEDGIRRLGLETRILSLVELMASRGLDKPEA
- a CDS encoding S8 family serine peptidase, yielding MKKATLLLLLAVLVILSLSAQGWSGIKRRPIEREVDEQPIYWYEREVKKQAWMALDEMAVFASNEKMTRAARDLVVQQLPEGTAITESSDFIMYLKLPAPLKRARITERLSSVRTLESVRQTSPVFYTSKDRASGTRLVLTGEIIVQFPQEYTEGEIVGIEEEYGINRLKAFSFAPNTFLYQAGDPLHSLEVANDLYESGRANYAYPNWIRKRAKRAAPNDSLYPDQWHLNNTGQFGGTAGEDVNVASVWDTYRGSASEVIAVVDDGLEIGHEDLSDNIVAGISWDFVGSDNDPSPVLDIDDHGTAVAGVAAGVGFNAKGITGAAPGAGLVGLRLLGPNQTDAKEATALSWEP